One Brassica napus cultivar Da-Ae chromosome C4, Da-Ae, whole genome shotgun sequence genomic region harbors:
- the LOC106394382 gene encoding putative glutaredoxin-C12: MERVRDLASKKAAVIFTKSSCCMCHSIKTLFYELGASPAVHELDKDPQGRDMEQALFGAFGSTQAVPAVFIGGRYVGSAKDIISFHVNGSLKQMLKDSKAIWL; the protein is encoded by the coding sequence ATGGAACGAGTAAGGGATCTGGCATCGAAGAAAGCGGCAGTGATTTTCACGAAGAGCTCGTGTTGCATGTGTCATAGCATCAAGACTCTCTTCTACGAGCTAGGGGCAAGTCCTGCGGTCCATGAACTCGACAAGGACCCACAAGGCCGAGACATGGAACAAGCCCTCTTTGGGGCCTTCGGCTCTACTCAGGCTGTCCCGGCGGTTTTCATAGGTGGGAGGTACGTCGGCTCAGCTAAAGACATCATCTCCTTCCACGTGAATGGCTCGCTCAAGCAAATGCTAAAGGACTCCAAAGCAATTTGGTTGTGA
- the LOC106394383 gene encoding glutaredoxin-C13-like: protein MDKVMRMSSERGVVIITKSSCCLCYAVQILFRDLRVQPTVHEIDTDPDCREIEKALLRIGCSTAVPAVFVGGKLVGSTNEVMSLHLSGSLVPLIKPYQSLLY, encoded by the coding sequence ATGGACAAGGTGATGAGAATGTCGTCAGAAAGAGGAGTGGTGATCATCACGAAGAGCTCATGTTGTCTCTGCTACGCCGTTCAGATCCTGTTCCGTGACCTTAGGGTTCAACCAACGGTCCACGAAATTGACACCGACCCCGACTGCCGTGAGATCGAGAAGGCTCTTCTCCGGATAGGCTGCTCCACGGCGGTACCAGCTGTCTTCGTAGGTGGCAAGCTCGTTGGTTCCACCAATGAAGTCATGTCCCTCCACCTTAGTGGCTCTCTCGTCCCCTTGATCAAACCTTATCAGTCTCTCCTTTACTAG
- the LOC106394375 gene encoding zinc finger protein CONSTANS-LIKE 13-like, whose product MEKEEEEEGSHHRICDYCESSVALVYCKADSAKLCLACDNQVHVTNQLFSKHFRSLLCDSCDDSPSSVFCDTESSVLCQNCDWQHHTSSSSLHSRRPLEGFSGCPSVTELLALVGLDDLSDKALFLPHPRGGSEQTPPQIVSLNDLVASDGSSHNYRAMDVPPLPKNRHATCGRHKEEMIRQLRELSRSEPSCLKYETLDAELDTTGFLFLEPGNDDYLFSSTFESQVGGLKWFEDQQEDYYPYSDDNNVNQRGCSTQQQQQQESSPVMVPVSTSTTTTRLTHEINSLERNSALSRYKAKKKSRRYEKHIRYESRKVRAESRTRIRGRFAKSHP is encoded by the exons atggaaaaagaagaagaagaagaaggatccCATCATCGCATCTGTGACTATTGCGAGTCCTCGGTGGCTCTCGTCTACTGCAAAGCAGACTCAGCCAAGCTATGTCTCGCCTGCGACAATCAAGTCCACGTAACGAACCAGCTCTTCTCGAAACACTTCAGGTCACTCCTCTGCGACTCCTGCGACGACTCTCCCTCTTCCGTGTTCTGCGACACGGAAAGCTCAGTGCTATGCCAGAACTGTGACTGGCAACACcacacctcctcctcctcgctTCACAGCCGCAGACCCTTGGAAGGGTTTTCGGGGTGTCCTTCCGTGACAGAGCTACTGGCACTCGTGGGCCTCGATGACCTCAGTGACAAAGCTCTGTTCCTTCCCCATCCCCGAGGAGGATCGGAGCAGACCCCTCCGCAGATCGTTAGCCTTAACGATCTGGTTGCTTCGGACGGGTCGAGTCACAATTACCGGGCCATGGATGTTCCTCCTCTCCCTAAG AATCGCCACGCCACCTGCGGGAGACACAAAGAGGAGATGATCAGACAGCTCCGTGAACTCTCGAGATCCGAGCCTAGTTGTCTCAAATACGAGACCCTTGATGCTGAGCTCGACACCACCGGATTCCTCTTTCTTGAACCGGGAAACGATGACTATCTGTTTTCTTCTACATTTGAATCTCAG gtggGTGGACTGAAATGGTTCGAGGATCAACAAGAAGACTATTATCCGTATTCAGATGATAATAATGTAAACCAGAGAGGCTGCAGCActcaacaacagcaacaacaagaGTCATCGCCTGTGATGGTTCCGGTTTCCACTAGTACTACTACGACAAGGTTGACACATGAGATCAACAGTCTTGAGAGAAACTCTGCTCTCTCTCGCTACAAAGCCAAGAAGAAATCTCGAAG GTACGAGAAGCACATTAGATATGAATCACGCAAGGTTCGTGCAGAAAGCAGGACAAGAATCAGGGGACGTTTCGCTAAGTCACATCCATAA
- the LOC106394377 gene encoding protein NETWORKED 3C-like, which produces MVGEEEEKRRWWWFESHHKTTTTTSSKHSQWLHSTLAELDSKTNAMLSLIEEGNADSFAQRAETYYKKRPELIAFVHDFYRAHRSLAHRFHHLKSSPIDHSLSELLDDPHSEIEDPDEDDVEAASSTSKKLEQERLKLIQENDALKRQLLEKDEEKREVIRQLSLTVETLKDENLSLKRRLLPSVSLKKLSFFHLDYTFLGKLFYNGNAPSW; this is translated from the coding sequence ATGgttggagaggaagaagagaaaagaagatgGTGGTGGTTCGAGAGTCATCACAAGACAACGACGACGACCTCCTCTAAGCATTCTCAATGGCTCCATTCCACACTTGCAGAGCTTGATTCCAAGACCAATGCCATGTTGTCGCTTATTGAGGAGGGTAACGCCGATTCTTTTGCGCAGCGAGCCGAGACATACTACAAGAAACGTCCTGAGCTTATCGCCTTCGTCCACGATTTCTATCGTGCTCACCGTTCCTTAGCCCACCGTTTCCATCACCTTAAATCCTCCCCTATCGACCACTCCCTTTCCGAGCTCCTTGATGATCCCCATTCCGAGATTGAAGACCCTGACGAAGATGATGTTGAAGCCGCCTCCTCCACTTCGAAGAAACTGGAACAAGAAAGGTTGAAGCTCATCCAAGAGAATGATGCTTTGAAAAGACAGCTGCTAGAGAAGGacgaagagaagagagaggtcATTAGGCAGCTTTCCCTTACTGTTGAGACCCTCAAGGACGAGAACTTGAGTCTCAAGAGACGTCTTCTTCCCAGTGTGTCTCTCAAGAAACTCAGCTTTTTCCATCTCGACTACACGTTCCTCGGGAAGCTGTTCTACAATGGAAATGCGCCATCATGGTAA
- the LOC106394380 gene encoding classical arabinogalactan protein 26-like, with protein sequence MCSAPSKRSLRNRERERLIHRKKIMGVSLFVGLTLLSLCLPTSTSELLQFQLSTISAAPSFLPEAPSSFSASPPEAMSPDISPLFPTPGSSEMSPSPSESSAMPTIPSSLSPPNPDAVARDPLLDTSPVGSPLPASSSVSLVSSPLSLLLVFPMLLLLPFSRFSS encoded by the exons ATGTGCTCTGCCCCTAGCAAAAG GTCTCtcagaaacagagagagagagagactcattcACAGAAAGAAAATCATGGGCGTCTCTCTGTTCGTTGGCCTTACCCTTCTCTCACTCTGTCTGCCCACTTCAACATCCGAGCTTCTACAGTTTCAGCTCTCCACCATATCAGCTGCACCTTCGTTTTTGCCCGAAGCGCCTTCTAGTTTCTCAGCTTCACCTCCGGAGGCTATGTCTCCGGATATCTCTCCTCTGTTCCCTACTCCGGGTTCGAGCGAAATGTCTCCTTCTCCGTCAGAATCTTCTGCCATGCCGACAATCCCCTCAAGCCTTAGCCCACCAAACCCAGATGCTGTGGCTCGTGATCCTCTGCTTGACACTTCTCCAGTGGGGTCTCCTCTGCCTGcatcttcctctgtttctttgGTCTCTTCACCACTCTCTCTACTTCTTGTGTTCCCCATGTTGCTGCTGCTACCTTTCTCCAGATTCTCTAGTTAA
- the LOC106394372 gene encoding trafficking protein particle complex subunit 13-like, whose amino-acid sequence MSTGATQGPHSLAFRVMRLCKPSFHVDPPLRIDPFDLLAGEDFSDDPTSASLLRRHLSSAEGVDSDLSYRNRFLINHPTDPIGLSGLLLLPQSFGAIYLGETFCSYISVNNSSTSEVRDVTIKAEIQTERQRILLLDTSKSPVESIRTGGRYDFIVEHDVKELGAHTLVCSALYNDADGERKYLPQFFKFVVANPLSVRTKVRVVKETTFLEACIENHTKANLFMDQVDFEPAKQWTALRLHDPSSQHPPSSDLGGIIPNPPVIIRSGGGIHNYLYKLVPSADVSGQTKFQGSSILGKFQITWRTNLGEPGRLQTQQILGAPVSRKEINMRVVEVPTTIHLNRPFSASLNLTNQTDRQLGPFEVSLSQDESQMEKPVAINGLQKLMLPRLEAFGSSDFQLNLIASKLGVQKIGGITALDTREKKTYELVPEMEIFVESD is encoded by the exons ATGAGCACCGGCGCGACGCAGGGACCGCACTCGCTCGCCTTCAGGGTGATGCGACTCTGCAAGCCTTCCTTCCACGTCGACCCACCCCTCCGCATTGACCCTTTCGATCTTCTCGCCGGCGAGGACTTCTCCGACGATCCCACTTCCGCCTCCTTGCTCCGACGCCATTTGTCTTCTGCGGAGGGCGTCGACTCCGATCTGAGTTACCGCAACAGATTCCTCATAAACCACCCAACGGATCCAATCGGTCTCTCAGGTCTTCTGCTTCTGCCGCAGTCATTCGGGGCGATCTATCTGGGAGAGACGTTCTGTAGCTATATAAGCGTCAACAACAGCTCCACTTCCGAAGTTAGGGATGTTACCATCAAGGCAGAGATTCAGACAGAGAGGCAGAGGATTCTTCTGCTCGATACGTCCAAGTCTCCGGTTGAATCCATACGCACTGGTGGCCGCTATGACTTCATTGTGGAACACGATGTTAAAGAGCTTGGAGCTCACAC GTTGGTTTGCTCTGCCTTGTACAATGATGCTGATGGTGAGCGTAAATATCTTCCCCAGTTCTTCAAGTTTGTCGTTGCTAACCCACTCTCTGTCAGGACCAAG GTTCGAGTTGTAAAGGAGACTACGTTTCTAGAGGCTTGCATTGAGAACCATACAAAAGCAAACCTCTTCATGGACCAAGTTGATTTTGAACCTGCCAAGCAATGGACTGCTCTCAGATTACATGACCCTTCCTCACAACATCCCCCATCCAG TGATCTTGGTGGAATAATTCCTAATCCGCCAGTTATAATCCGATCTGGTGGGGGCATCCACAACTATCTCTATAAGTTAGTCCCATCTGCTGATGTTTCTGGCCAAACCAAATTCCAGGGAAGTAGTATTCTCGGTAAATTTCAGATTACATGGCGCACAAATTTGGGTGAACCTGGTCGCTTACAGACCCAACAAATTCTTGGCGCT cCAGTCAGCCGCAAAGAGATTAATATGAGAGTTGTGGAGGTTCCAACTACTATACACTTGAATAGACCTTTTTCG GCATCCTTGAATCTCACAAACCAAACTGATAGGCAGTTGGGACCCTTCGAGGTTTCACTGTCGCAAGATGAATCACAGATGGAGAAGCCGGTTGCCATTAACGGTCTCCAGAAACTG ATGTTACCAAGGCTTGAGGCATTTGGCTCCAGTGATTTCCAATTG AACCTGATCGCCTCCAAACTGGGAGTCCAGAAAATAGGTGGGATCACAGCCTTGGACACAAGAGAGAAGAAAACCTACGAGCTTGTTCCAGAGATGGAG ATATTTGTAGAGTCGGATTAG
- the LOC106394370 gene encoding sister-chromatid cohesion protein 3, translated as MEGAKRRRDQDQDQDQDDDSGGENQNQNQNQKQERSASEDQKSPELDDDDFQETRPQSKRSRTLPPHQNLIEVVKGNVDLIPKAVKIWVERYENSPNLATSQLLSMLFEACGAKYSIKEDLLDETDVDDVVVALVNLARSGEIEDYHTSRKKEHKNFKENLVSFWNYLITESQNGPLFDKVLFDKCMDFIIALSCTPPRVYRQTATLMGLQLVTSFISVANTLGSQRETTQRQLNAETKKRPDGPLLDSLNKRLSLTHQHITTLEDMMRKIFTGLFVHRYRDVDPDIRMSCIQSLGIWISSYPSLFLQDLYLKYLGWTLNDKAAGVRKASLLALRKLYEMDENVPTLGLFTERFSNRMIEMADDVDLSAAVCAIGLVKQLLRHQLIPDDDLGPLYDLLIDQPQEIRRAIGELVYDHLIAQKFNSSPSGLTGHDDSSSEIHIFRMLQILREFSTDPILSVYVIDDVWEYMKAMKDWKCIISMLLDQNPRTGSTTDEDSTNLVRLLFASIRKAVGEKIIPSTDNRKQYHSKAQREMFENNRKDITVAMMKNYPQLLRKFMADKAKVSSLVEIVMFMKLELYSLKRQEQTFKAAVRLIKDAFFMNGEKEALRSCVKAITFCASESKGELQDFSRGKLKDLEDTLFDKLTSAIKEVKDGNDEYSLLVNLKRLYELQLLKPVLGESMYDELAMTLHDFRNLDEEVICFLLLNMHMYVVWSLHSVVNCETVSEASLSSLISKRDILFAELTYFLNGVEESRKYGNQLALRICALLAEEWCLFRKSTFESSKLEMLGYCPESVILKKFWKLCEEIFNTSDETDEEDENKEYVAETNRDVAAIAACKLVNCGVVPKDYLGPEIISHLVMHGPSVTEVIKNLITCLRKTEDDISSIYMESLKRGYQRYESELSCDGGESRVEKCLQVCRELAGRLSGMYVGAARNKHRLEILSVVKEGVEFAFRDAPKQMLFLEVAILPFATRLSVPDIIDIKREVQGRMVHVNTDEDPSGWRPCFTFLETLEEKCLKTEDVQDDKEGVAVKRKGRPKKRAETERKRLFDEESGSDDDESISGGSDKEDKGDFVDEDAPLIETIRSAARRRAVRGERSK; from the exons ATGGAAGGCGCT AAAAGGAGAAGAGATCAGGATCAGGATCAGGATCAGGATGACGACAGCGGCGGAgagaatcagaatcagaatcagaatcagaaaCAGGAGCGGAGCGCCAGCGAAGACCAGAAAAGCCCAGAGCTCGATGATGACGATTTCCAGGAAACCCGTCCTCAGTCCAAGCGTAGTCGCACCCTTCCTCCCCATCAGAATCTCATAG AGGTTGTGAAAGGGAACGTGGATCTTATTCCTAAAGCCGTCAAGATCTGGGTTGAAAGATATGAAAACTCTCCTAACCTTGCTACCTCTCAACTCTTGTCCATGCTCTTTGAG GCTTGCGGTGCTAAATACTCCATCAAAGAAGACCTGCTTGATGAGACTGACGTCGATGATGTTGTCGTTGCTCTTGTTAATCTTGCTAGATCC GGGGAAATTGAAGATTATCACACTTCTAGAAAGAAGGAGCACAAGAACTTCAAAGAAAATCTTGTTTCTTTCTGGAATTACTTGATTACCGAGTCCCAGAATGGACCTTTGTTTGATAAAGTCTTGTTTGACAAGTGCATGGACTTCATTATCGCACTCTCAtg TACTCCTCCTCGAGTTTACCGCCAAACTGCCACGCTTATGGGTCTCCAACTAGTCACTTCCTTTATTTCTGTAGCCAACACTCTCGGTTCCCAGCGTGAAACCACCCAAAGGCAATTGAATGCTGAAACCAAGAAAAGACCTGACGGCCCTCTTCTTGACTCCCTCAACAAAAGGTTGTCTCTTACTCACCAACACATTACTACTTTGGAGGACATGATGCGCAAAATTTTCACTGG GTTGTTTGTACACCGATATCGAGATGTTGACCCCGATATTAGGATGTCATGCATTCAGTCTCTGGGCATTTGGATCTCTTCTTATCCTTCTCTTTTCTTACAAGATCTCTACTTAAAGTATCTTGGATGGACGCTTAATGACAAA GCTGCCGGAGTGAGGAAAGCTTCTCTCCTGGCATTGCGAAAACTTTATGAGATGGATGAAAACGTCCCCACTCTTGGTCTATTCACTGAGAGATTTTCCAATCGAATGATCGAGATGGCTGATGATGTTGATTTGTCTGCAGCTGTCTGTGCTATAGGCCTTGTAAAGCAGTTGCTAAG ACACCAGCTGATTCCTGATGACGACCTTGGCCCTTTGTACGATCTACTTATTGATCAACCCCAGGAAATTAGACGTGCCATTGGAGAGTTAGTGTATGACCACTTGATCGCACAAAAGTTCAACAGTTCTCCATCCGGTCTTACAG GTCATGATGATTCTTCCTCTGAGATCCATATCTTCAGAATGTTACAAATATTACGGGAGTTTTCCACAGATCCAATCTTAAGCGTTTATGTAATTGATGATGTTTGGGAGTACATGAAGGCCATGAAG GACTGGAAGTGTATCATCTCTATGCTTTTGGATCAGAATCCTCGGACTGGGTCTACTACTGACGAAGACTCAACAAACTTGGTCAGACTTCTGTTTGCGTCAATCAGAAAGGCTGTCGGAGAGAAGATAATCCCTTCAACGGATAATCGAAAGCAGTATCACAGTAAAGCTCAGCGA GAAATGTTTGAGAACAACAGGAAAGATATAACGGTTGCAATGATGAAGAACTATCCACAACTTCTACGTAAATTCATGGCTGACAAAGCGAAAGTGTCATCTCTGGTGGAGATTGTTATGTTTATGAAACTCGAGCTCTATTCTCTTAAACGACAGGAGCAG ACTTTTAAGGCCGCCGTCCGATTGATTAAGGATGCGTTTTTCATGAACGGGGAGAAGGAAGCACTAAGATCTTGCGTTAAGGCTATAACATTTTGTGCGTCGGAAAGTAAAGGGGAACTTCAAGATTTTTCCCGTGGGAAGCTTAAAGATCTTGAAGATACGCTTTTCGATAAACTCACTTCTGCAATTAAAGAAGTCAAG GATGGAAATGATGAATACTCCCTCCTTGTAAATCTGAAAAGGTTATATGAGCTTCAGTTGTTAAAGCCTGTTCTTGGTGAGAGCATGTACGATGAGCTTGCTATGACGCTCCATGATTTCAGAAATTTGGACGAAGAG GTTATCTGTTTTCTCCTCCTGAACATGCATATGTACGTGGTGTGGTCTCTGCACTCCGTCGTAAATTGTGAAACTGTCTCCGAAGCTTCCTTATCTTCCCTTATATCAAAACGCGATATCCTGTTTGCGGAGCTTACTTACTTCCTAAATGGAGTTGAGGAATCGAGAAAATATGGTAATCAGCTAGCTCTCAGG ATTTGTGCTTTACTTGCGGAAGAGTGGTGTCTTTTTAGAAAGTCAACTTTTGAGTCTAGTAAACTTGAAATGTTAGGATATTGTCCAGAGAGTGTTATTCTCAAGAAATTTTGGAAACTCTGTGAAGAAATTTTTAACACATCAG ATGAGACTGATGAGGAGGATGAAAATAAGGAGTATGTTGCTGAGACGAACAGAGATGTTGCAGCCATTGCTGCCTGCAAGTTGGTTAATTGTGGTGTGGTGCCGAAG GACTATCTAGGACCAGAGATAATATCTCATCTTGTTATGCATGGACCTAGTGTTACAGAAGTCATAAAGAATCTTATAACATGCTTAAGGAAAACAGAAGATGACATCTCCAGTATCTATATGGAATCCTTGAAAAGG GGATATCAACGGTATGAAAGCGAACTTTCTTGTGACGGTGGAGAATCAAGAGTGGAAAAATGTCTTCAAGTGTGCCGGGAGCTTGCTGGTCGGCTATCAGGAATGTATGTTGGTGCTGCTCGCAACAAACACAGACTGGAGATTTTGAGCGTGGTCAAGGAAGGTGTTGAGTTTGCATTTAGGGACGCACCGaaacaaatgttgtttttggAAGTTGCTATCCTTCCATTTGCAACGAGACTCTCAGTGCCGGACATCATTGACAT TAAGAGGGAGGTTCAGGGGCGTATGGTGCATGTTAATACAGATGAAGACCCCAGCGGATGGCGTCCTTGCTTTACCTTCTTAGAAACATTGGAGGAGAAATGCTTAAAAACCGAGGATGTACAAG ACGACAAGGAAGGAGTAGCTGTAAAACGAAAGGGACGGCCCAAAAAACGTGCTGAAACAGAGCGAAAGAGACTGTTTGATGAGGAAAGCGGAAGCGATGACGATGAATCCATCAGTGGTGGCTCGGACAAAGAAGACAAGGGAGATTTTGTAGACGAGGACGCTCCTCTTATTGAGACAATCAGGTCGGCTGCAAGACGGAGGGCAGTAAGAGGAGAACGGTCCAAGTGA